Genomic segment of Coprothermobacter sp.:
CTGTGGGGCATCGGTGTCGACGTCGACATGGGCAAGAACCCGAACCTGTACCCTGCCGGCACGCTGACATCGGCTCTCAAGCACGTCGACTTCGCCACCTACATCTCCGTCAAGTCCATCGTCGACGGCACCTTCACCCCTGGCGTCATCACTCTGTCTCTTCGCAATGGTGGTGTGGGCTGGGCCCAGGGCAACGTTGCCAAGGTCCTGTCTGCCGCACAGATTGCCAAGATCAACACCCTTCGTCAGGACATCATCGACGGCAAGATCACTCCTCCCGAAGACCCCAAAGCCGTCCCGGCCTGGACAGCTCCGACCGGTTACTAGACTCTGCTTCAACATCGACTGCCAACCCCCGGCTTCATGCCGGGGGTTGGTGCTGCAACACGCAGACCCAAACCGATACGGTGAGGCGCGTCAGTGAACAGCCTTCAAGGAAACTGAGGCCAGCCTGATGCGCTTCGCTGACAGTTGGATATACTCAGATTGTGAGTATGTGCTCAGACATGGATGGTGGGTGGGAGGTGAACCGCGGACACGTGAGCTTGGCATATGACTGACAGACCGGCGCAACCGCCGGTGTCGCGATATCGATCGCGCATTTGTGCCACAATACTCACTATCAGGCTATTCTGTTCTGGAGGAGAACAAATGAGAAGACTGCTGTCTGTTGTACTGATTCTAGTTCTTGCTGCCTCTGTCTTCACCGGATGCAAGAAGGCCGCGCCGGTTGTCGACGAGATCAAAGTTGGCCTTGTCACCGACGTCGGCGGCCGTGGCGACCAGTCATTCAACGACTCCGCCATGCGCGGCCTCGAGGTCTGGGCTGCTCAGAAGTCCTACGTCAAGGGTGGTGGCTACACTGCCATGTCTGATGCAGACTATGCACAGTCGCTGGCTGACAACGCCCCTGACCTTACCGACAAGAATATCGCTCCGATCCCTGGCATCACCCCTGTTGTTCTCGAGTCAAAGGAACAGACGGACTACGTCCCCAACCTCACCAAGCTCGCCGAGGATGAGGGCTGCAAGCTCATCATCGCTGTCGGCTTCATGCTTGCCGACGCCACCTATCAGGTCGCCAAGGATCACCCAGACGTCAAGTTCATGCTGATCGACGCCGTTCCCTCCGACCCCACCACGTTTGCACCTCTCCCTGACCTCCCCAACCTTGTCGACTACCTGTTCAAGGAAGAGCAGTGCGGGTTCCTTGTCGGCGCCATCGCGGGCTATGCGACGAAAGCCAACAAGATCGGCTACATCGGCGGTATTCCCGTTCCGCCGGTCCAGCGCTATGAGGCAGGTTTCTTCGCCGGCATCAAGACAACCAACAAGACGGCTTACGGCACCGGCGGCAAGAACGTGGCCAACGTTTATGCCGGCAGCTTCGGCGACCAGCCCAAGGGCAAGCTTATCGCCCAGACCATGATTGCTCAGAAGTGCGATATCCTGTTCCACGCTGCCGGAGCCACTGGCAACGGTATGTTCGAAGCCCTCAAGGAAGCCGGCGGGCCTGACAAGGGTCTGTGGGGCATCGGTGTCGACGTCGACATGGGCAAGAACCCGAACCTGTACCCTGCCGGAACGCTGACGTCCGCCATCAAGCACGTCGACTTCGCCACATGGCTGGCCATCAAGTCTGTTGCTGACAACGCCTTCACGTCCGGACCCATCACTCTTTCACTGACCGATGGTGGTGTTGGCTGGGCCCAGGGCAACGTTGCCAAGGTCCTGTCTGCAGACCAGATTGCCAAGATCGACACCCTTCGTAAGGATATCATCGACGGCACGATCGTTCCGCCGACCGATCCGATCGCAGTTCCAGCCTGGACCGTTCCGACCGGTTACTAGAATCTGTTCCAGTACAACCACAAAACCCCCGGTTTTACGCCGGGGGTTTTGCCTATGAGGACGCGTTCATCTGAATACCGAGGAGGCCTGTGCCCAGAAAAG
This window contains:
- a CDS encoding BMP family ABC transporter substrate-binding protein — encoded protein: MRRLLSVVLILVLAASVFTGCKKAAPVVDEIKVGLVTDVGGRGDQSFNDSAMRGLEVWAAQKSYVKGGGYTAMSDADYAQSLADNAPDLTDKNIAPIPGITPVVLESKEQTDYVPNLTKLAEDEGCKLIIAVGFMLADATYQVAKDHPDVKFMLIDAVPSDPTTFAPLPDLPNLVDYLFKEEQCGFLVGAIAGYATKANKIGYIGGIPVPPVQRYEAGFFAGIKTTNKTAYGTGGKNVANVYAGSFGDQPKGKLIAQTMIAQKCDILFHAAGATGNGMFEALKEAGGPDKGLWGIGVDVDMGKNPNLYPAGTLTSAIKHVDFATWLAIKSVADNAFTSGPITLSLTDGGVGWAQGNVAKVLSADQIAKIDTLRKDIIDGTIVPPTDPIAVPAWTVPTGY